A single genomic interval of Littorina saxatilis isolate snail1 linkage group LG17, US_GU_Lsax_2.0, whole genome shotgun sequence harbors:
- the LOC138953320 gene encoding uncharacterized protein: MTVYLRPCISTTEDLDNLQEWSDNWLLKFHPKKCSVLKLGKQHTETSYHMKGRSESGEEVSITLEESETEKDLGVLVDNRLSFKGHVAQTTAKANKTISIIRRSFEHLDREVFVQLYKSIARQILEYGHSVWQPQQKLLCKEIEDVQRRATKLISALSEKTYPERLAILKLPSLKHRRLRGDMIDLCKYMHGIYDTGNPNFQLAETKDTRGNSLKLYKPFCRLNVRSCFFAERVIPHWNSLPETVVTAPSVNSFKGRLDNFWADRPEKFSPTCYQ, from the exons ATGACTGTGTACCTGCGTCCATGCATCTCAACcacg GAAGACCTGGACAACCTACAAGAGTGGTCTGACAACTGGCTCCTCAAGTTCCACCCAAAGAAGTGTAGTGTCCTTAAGCtaggcaaacaacacacagagaCCAGCTATCACATGAAAGGGAGATCCGAAAGTGGTGAGGAGGTTAGCATCACTCTAGAAGAAAGCGAAACGGAGAAAGACCTTGGTGTACTTGTAGACAATCGCCTGAGTTTCAAGGGACATGTTGCACAAACAACTGCGAAGGCAAACAAAACCATATCCATCATCAGGAGATCGTTTGAGCATCTGGATAGGGAGGTGTTTGTACAACTCTACAAGAGTATTGCCAGGCAAATCCTTGAATATGGACATTCAGTATGGCAACCACAGCAGAAACTGCTGTGCAAGGAAATAGAGGACGTGCAGAGAAGGGCTACCAAACTGATATCGGCTCTCAGTGAGAAAACTTACCCAGAACGACTAGCTATACTCAAACTACCCAGTCTCAAACACAGGCGTCTCCGAGGTGACATGATCGACCTCTGCAAGTATATGCATGGGATCTACGACACAGGCAACCCGAATTTCCAGCTGGCCGAAACCAAAGACACTAGAGGAAACAGCCTCAAGTTGTATAAACCATTTTGTAGGCTGAACGTTCGGAGCTGCTTCTTCGCAGAAAGGGTGATTCCTCACTGGAACAGTCTGCCAGAAACAGTTGTGACAGCACCATCAGTGAacagtttcaaaggaaggctgGACAATTTCTGGGCAGACAGACCAGAGAAATTCTCGCCAACGTGCTACCAATAA